In the Muricauda sp. MAR_2010_75 genome, one interval contains:
- a CDS encoding pectate lyase, with product MIQIKPILLSVLVLAGCQSNNQDPFLDIGRTEAPSLFKNLIENIEIESLGGINPKTGLDIIDSSTIRININFTVDELLNDDDWKVTIRPSFQPDFHWSPHLTPTDSHIVPQHVFRAPAMIMTEKVNNQRLAVFPELRSIAASGPKWYMDLNAENNEMILGWSKSKVQEHVLYVKEGGTVYKPDVYNFSFYIKASNTLDQTKNPWRDILAFYWDSFGEKLYKKREPLGTIDLEKYVDHTYQWAFQDWKGVVWQEFELKGKKVGAPTFIVNVSQSPNYEKPPFEREFKSIWNQAWFSSLRSASGLFRYAKRKRDTLLMEKAIMTKELALLFPQENGFFPGIIATKMKDTTVEGSTFRKSKGWDTHYFGNSNRNPFMNPTQIEGIHWGNPDDSPYHILDMSWTANQMLLWYMDLEKDPRLLDYAITYAEQLLELQDKKGYFPGWISVRTHEPMGILDQSPETAMSATFLFNAYKTTKNTKYRDAALKAIDILIKEVVPVGRWEDFETYWSCSSYGNIDLVNKKIGRNNMFKQNNLSTFWTSEALYEAFQITGQQKYLDHGQVVLDELLMTQATWQPPYMYVKTFGGFGVMNADAEWNDARQSLFAELIIKYGKELGSKEYVQRGLAALRASFVMMYCPENPQTKTQWESKHPHFGKEDYGFTMENYGHNGTTSKDGLGIGDFTIYDWGNGAASEAYGRIRDHYGTDFMIDKNP from the coding sequence TTGATTCAGATAAAACCCATATTGCTCTCAGTTTTGGTTTTGGCTGGCTGTCAATCAAACAATCAAGATCCCTTTTTGGATATTGGTCGCACTGAGGCACCGTCTCTCTTTAAAAATTTGATAGAAAATATTGAGATAGAATCTTTGGGAGGAATAAATCCAAAAACAGGACTTGATATCATTGACAGCAGCACAATCCGAATCAATATAAATTTTACGGTCGATGAGCTTTTGAACGATGACGATTGGAAAGTTACCATTCGGCCATCGTTCCAACCAGATTTTCACTGGTCTCCCCATTTGACACCCACAGACAGCCATATTGTTCCCCAACATGTCTTTAGGGCACCGGCCATGATTATGACCGAAAAAGTGAACAATCAAAGATTGGCGGTTTTCCCTGAATTACGGTCAATTGCCGCATCCGGTCCCAAATGGTATATGGATTTGAATGCGGAAAACAACGAAATGATTTTAGGTTGGAGTAAATCAAAAGTTCAAGAACATGTTCTCTATGTCAAAGAGGGTGGTACCGTTTACAAGCCCGATGTCTATAATTTTTCATTTTATATAAAAGCAAGTAACACGTTGGACCAGACTAAGAACCCATGGCGGGATATCTTGGCCTTCTATTGGGATTCATTTGGTGAAAAACTATACAAAAAAAGGGAGCCCTTGGGAACTATAGATTTGGAAAAATATGTGGATCACACCTATCAATGGGCCTTTCAAGATTGGAAGGGTGTGGTATGGCAGGAATTCGAACTTAAGGGCAAAAAAGTTGGCGCACCCACTTTTATTGTAAATGTGAGTCAAAGCCCAAACTATGAAAAACCTCCTTTCGAGAGGGAATTCAAATCCATTTGGAACCAAGCATGGTTTAGTTCTTTGCGTTCCGCATCTGGCCTTTTCCGCTACGCAAAAAGAAAAAGAGATACCCTATTGATGGAAAAAGCCATCATGACCAAGGAATTGGCTTTGTTGTTCCCCCAAGAAAACGGTTTTTTCCCAGGAATAATCGCAACCAAAATGAAAGATACAACTGTTGAAGGAAGTACATTTCGTAAGTCCAAGGGATGGGATACCCACTATTTTGGAAACTCCAACCGTAATCCATTTATGAACCCTACACAAATTGAGGGTATTCATTGGGGCAATCCCGATGATTCCCCTTACCATATTTTGGACATGAGTTGGACAGCGAACCAAATGCTATTATGGTATATGGACCTGGAAAAGGATCCAAGATTGCTCGACTATGCCATAACCTATGCCGAGCAGCTCTTGGAACTACAAGATAAAAAAGGGTACTTTCCCGGATGGATTTCAGTAAGAACTCATGAGCCCATGGGAATTCTGGACCAATCACCCGAAACGGCCATGTCAGCTACATTTTTGTTCAATGCCTATAAAACCACCAAGAATACAAAATACAGGGATGCTGCACTAAAAGCAATTGATATACTCATCAAAGAAGTTGTACCAGTTGGAAGATGGGAAGACTTTGAAACATATTGGTCATGCTCCAGTTATGGAAACATTGACCTGGTCAACAAAAAAATTGGACGGAACAACATGTTCAAACAAAACAATTTATCCACTTTCTGGACTTCTGAGGCACTTTATGAGGCATTTCAAATTACAGGACAACAAAAATACTTGGATCATGGACAAGTTGTATTGGATGAATTGCTAATGACACAAGCCACATGGCAACCTCCCTATATGTATGTAAAAACCTTTGGAGGTTTTGGTGTTATGAATGCCGATGCAGAATGGAACGATGCTAGACAGAGCCTGTTCGCCGAACTGATCATTAAGTATGGAAAGGAATTGGGGTCCAAAGAGTATGTGCAACGTGGGCTTGCGGCACTTAGAGCCTCTTTTGTGATGATGTATTGCCCGGAGAACCCGCAGACCAAGACACAGTGGGAGTCCAAACACCCCCATTTTGGGAAAGAGGACTATGGATTTACGATGGAAAATTATGGCCATAATGGTACTACTTCAAAAGATGGCCTAGGCATTGGAGATTTTACCATTTACGATTGGGGCAATGGGGCTGCTTCAGAAGCGTATGGCCGTATCAGGGATCATTATGGAACTGATTTTATGATAGATAAAAACCCTTGA